The genomic segment ACAACAATGACATTGAAAGAGCATTAACTGTTGCTGACTTTCCATCACTGTATGCCACAATACCAATATAGGTCACATGGTTCACATTTGTATTTGTGTCCATGGCACATTCataccttttttcttttttttttaaagatagacAAAATAGTACACTACACACATTTACATAAGTTTTCAGCACCCTAATCTAGAAAGGATCTATTCTGACACTGTTATTTCTGCTTTTTTACTTTCACTTCCTCTACTTGAATACTACTTACAGTGTTTCCTGTAAATGTTTTAAACCTGGCCCTGAAGCTATGCACAAATAGTTGTATATAGCACGTACCTGAATTTCAAAACAATATGAATGATGATTATGAAGACCAGTACAAAAATATGAAATTTGATCCATGTTATGGATATAAACATCAAAATTGCATTTTATGCCAGGAACAATTCTGCCCAGGAGAATCACTGAAGCACTAAGTTGCTTGAGCTTTTCAAGTGAAAAAGGTATCTTACAATGATAATCTTAAATGCCTTCTGAAAACGTGGATAGAAAAATCCATAGACCAGAGGGTTAAACATGGAATTAAAGTAACCAAACCAGATCAGTGCATCAAAAACATCAAGAGGGGTTGAATAGTTGAGAAATGGATCAATAACAAGGGTGAGAAAAAAAGGCAGCCAACACAAAAGGAAAACACCCATAACAATACCCAGAGTTTTCGCTGCTTTTCTCTCCCTCTGGTCCGATAATTGTTTTTTTGTCTCACCAGGTGTGAGCACAGCAGTTCTATCAGAAATTAATCTTGCCTGTTTTCTTGCAACATAAAAAATTTTAAGGTACAAACAGGTCATTATAGCTCCTGGAATATAAAAGTTAAGAAGTGGAGCGATAACACCCCATTCCTTGTTAAAAATCAGAACACAGTTTCCAACACAGGGGTTTAACATTTGTTCATCCAAACCAGCAATGTTAATTTTGgaaaacacaaccccaaagctgaACATGCAAGAAAAAATCCAAACGACAGCGATGCACACTGCCACATTTCCATTTGTCACCTTCATCTTATAACCCAGAGGATCGGTAATGGCCATGAACCTGTCAACAGAAACCAAACAGAGGTGCAGGATGGAGGCAATACTTAGTGTCATGTCTAAACTGGAATGGATTTGACACAACATATCTCCCAAGAACCAGCAGCCTTCCACCCACCGTACCGTACTGAAAGGCATGACCAGACATCCCAACATGAAGTCCACAAAGGCCAAGGATAGGATGATGAAGTGAGTCGGCGAATGCAGCTGTTTAAAATGGGAAATAGTGATGATGACCAACAGATTCCCAAAGACAGTCATAAGGATAGCAGTTAGTGTTACAAAGTACATGGCCACTCTAGTGACAAAGAAGCGTGCCGTTTGGAGGCAGGAGTCAGGCTGGTGTGGGAAGCAGAGCAGCAAAATCTCCACATCAGTGTTATTCATCAACAGTGTGTTGAGCCAAACAAATTCACAAGTGTCCTTTACAAGTATAATTCTGCTCAATAATATGAATATCAATCAACAATTAAAGCACAAATGCCAACATGTGAAACAAAACATATTAAAGTTACTTCAGCAGACAGATCACATCAACATCTAGCAGGTATCTTTTGCATGCCCACAAAGTACAGATATGAAACCAAGACACTGCTCTATACTCACTTATATGTTTTGGTGTTTAAAAGGCAACCAGTAGAAATGCTTCATGGTGACATCATCATATTTGCATGAAGgtccttggtgaaaggtttgtttgTAATTTGCTCGGAACACCATTGTTACCAGCTTTCTTGTTGATCCTAATATTGCCTGTTCTGTTTTTTCTGGTCAATCTCATTGTTATACAATACACCATTATAACTAAA from the Neoarius graeffei isolate fNeoGra1 chromosome 2, fNeoGra1.pri, whole genome shotgun sequence genome contains:
- the LOC132875969 gene encoding trace amine-associated receptor 4-like, giving the protein MDDYAPPPLGHFNVVFFELGAAGKGIILVKDTCEFVWLNTLLMNNTDVEILLLCFPHQPDSCLQTARFFVTRVAMYFVTLTAILMTVFGNLLVIITISHFKQLHSPTHFIILSLAFVDFMLGCLVMPFSTVRWVEGCWFLGDMLCQIHSSLDMTLSIASILHLCLVSVDRFMAITDPLGYKMKVTNGNVAVCIAVVWIFSCMFSFGVVFSKINIAGLDEQMLNPCVGNCVLIFNKEWGVIAPLLNFYIPGAIMTCLYLKIFYVARKQARLISDRTAVLTPGETKKQLSDQRERKAAKTLGIVMGVFLLCWLPFFLTLVIDPFLNYSTPLDVFDALIWFGYFNSMFNPLVYGFFYPRFQKAFKIIIVRYLFHLKSSSNLVLQ